In Mus musculus strain C57BL/6J chromosome 14, GRCm38.p6 C57BL/6J, the following are encoded in one genomic region:
- the Olfr746 gene encoding olfactory receptor 746 gives MNVSEGSTVTYFVLLGFPGPWKIQIILFSLILLLYMITLTGNMAIICAVRWNQQLHTPMYMFLANFSFLEIWYVTCTVPNMLVNSLSKTKTISFTGCFTQFYFFFSLGTTECFFLCAMAYDRYLAICYPLHYPSIMTRQFCSILMSLCWIIGFSAHLIPIFFISQLSFCGPNIIDHFLCDVDPLIALSCTPTHIIRHVFYSISTLIIILTGLYILGSYALELRAVLQVPSSDGRQKAFSTCGSHLLVVSLFYGTIMVMYVSPTSGNSVDMNKIITLIYSVVTPALNPFIYSLRNKDMKYALHHVFFGNSIMQNL, from the coding sequence ATGAACGTGTCAGAGGGATCCACGGTGACATATTTTGTCTTATTGGGATTCCCTGGTCCCTGGAAGATTCAAATCATACTTTTCTCACTGATTCTGCTGCTCTACATGATAACTTTGACTGGGAATATGGCCATCATTTGTGCAGTGAGATGGAACCAACAACTCCACACCCCTATGTATATGTTCCTGGCCAACTTCTCCTTCCTAGAAATCTGGTACGTGACCTGCACAGTTCCCAACATGCTGGTCAACTCTCTTTCCAAAACTAAGACTATATCCTTCACTGGATGCTTTACTCAgttctacttcttcttctccctGGGCACAACTGAATGCTTCTTCCTCTGTGCCATGGCTTATGATCGGTACCTAGCCATCTGCTACCCACTGCACTATCCTTCCATCATGACTAGGCAATTCTGCAGTATTCTGATGTCCCTCTGTTGGATCATTGGTTTCTCTGCACATTTGAttcccattttctttatttctcaattGTCTTTCTGTGGCCCCAATATCATTGATCACTTTCTCTGTGATGTGGACCCACTAATAGCACTGTCCTGTACCCCTACACACATCATAAGGCATGTATTCTATTCTATAAGTACTCTTATCATTATTCTCACTGGTTTGTACATCCTTGGATCTTATGCCTTGGAGCTCAGAGCTGTTCTTCAGGTTCCTTCTTCAGATGGACGTCAAAAGgccttctcaacctgtggatcccACCTGCTGGTAGTGTCTCTGTTCTATGGAACCATAATGGTGATGTATGTCAGCCCCACATCTGGCAACTCAGTTGACATGAATAAAATTATCACACTGATATATTCTGTGGTGACACCAGCTTTAAATCCTTTCATCTATAGTCTGCGTAACAAGGATATGAAATATGCTCTCCATCATGTCTTCTTTGGGAATAGCATTATGCAAAACTTATAA
- the Olfr747 gene encoding olfactory receptor 747 — translation MNRSVAHVTEFVLLGFPGSWKIQIFLFVLFLVFYVLTLLGNGAIICAVRCDSRLHTPMYFLLGNFAFLEIWYVSSTIPNILANILSKTKAISFSGCFLQFYFFFSLGTTECLFLAVMAYDRYLAICRPLHYPTIMTRRLCCILVSSCWLIGFLGYPIPIFSISQLPFCGSNIIDHFLCDMDPLMALSCAPAPITEFIFYAQSSFVLFFTIAYILRSYILLLKAIFQVPSAAGRRKAFSTCGSHLVVVSLFYGTVMIMYMSPTYGISTLMQKILTLVYSVMTPLFNPLIYSLRNKDMKLALRKVLLGMRIVKNI, via the coding sequence ATGAACAGATCAGTAGCACATGTAACTGAATTTGTTCTCTTGGGATTTCCTGGTTCCTGGAAGATACAGATTTTCCTCTTCgtgttgtttttggtgttttatgTCTTGACATTGTTGGGAAATGGAGCCATCATCTGTGCAGTAAGATGTGACTCACGTCTACATACCCCCATGTACTTCCTCCTGGGAAATTTTGCCTTCCTTGAAATCTGGTATGTTTCCTCCACTATTCCTAACATACTAGCCAACATTCTGTCTAAGACCAAGGCCATCTCATTTTCAGGGTGCTTCCTGcagttctatttcttcttttcactGGGTACAACTGAATGTCTCTTCCTGGCAGTAATGGCTTATGATAGGTACCTGGCCATTTGCCGCCCATTACATTACCCTACTATCATGACTAGGAGGCTGTGTTGCATTCTGGTATCCTCATGCTGGCTCATTGGATTTCTTGGGTACCCAATCCCTATCTTCTCCATTTCCCAGCTTCCCTTCTGTGGTTCTAATATCATTGATCACTTCCTCTGTGACATGGACCCATTGATGGCTTTGTCCTGTGCCCCAGCTCCTAttactgaatttattttttatgcccAAAGTTCCTTTGTCCTCTTTTTCACTATTGCATACATTCTTCGGTCCTATATTTTGTTGCTCAAGGCTATTTTTCAGGTTCCTTCTGCAGCTGGCCGACGAAAGGCCTTCTCTACCTGTGGTTCCCATTTAGTTGTGGTGTCACTCTTCTATGGGACAGTAATGATAATGTACATGAGTCCTACATATGGCATTTCAACTTTGATGCAGAAGATCCTTACACTTGTATACTCTGTAATGACTCCTCTCTTTAATCCTCTGATTTATAGCCTTCGTAACAAGGACATGAAACTTGCTCTGAGGAAAGTTCTGTTAGGAATGAGAATTGTCAAAAATATATGA